From Calothrix sp. PCC 6303, a single genomic window includes:
- a CDS encoding hybrid sensor histidine kinase/response regulator, whose product MSHDKEHEIQMQFLEEATDYLNTLEGFLLEIGSTGRIELDNINAALRAAHSIKGGAGMMGFRALSDLSHRIEDSFKVLKTKRNSLELETELQTLLLSGVDWLRQIVELHAETTVIDEQWLIKFCYPVFDQLRDRLGDPTPEDASSILSDEDGQDIIPLLFETEVAGCLERLEAFLSDHQQVNLKEEVTIMAAELGGLGEMLGLEAFSKLCESVTHHLEIADPDHVIIIARGALETWQRSQAMVLTNQIQNLPSEIEFNIASDAIYKPIQQPEIAAQTWVDDEVLTTDFEALEAAFAAEITIPGFDNLTAPEFAAVELPETNAIEERDYQVSDRKPDIVSHSKEKEREAPENTVRVPSKQLEQINDLFGELIVQRNGLNLQLERFRKLIRNLNQRVQVLERENQRLRTAYDRISTQGSASFSTSPTSSESFFHNLSIEANKENRDSPALNNGFDSLEMDQYNELNLLSQEVMETIVQVQEVTTDLQLSLDDTDNIARKVNKTSKQLQRKLTQVRMRPLSDVVDRFPRALRDLCIEYGKNVQLKISGGNTLVERSILEALNDPLMHLMRNAFDHGIEPPANRREQGKSEQGVIEISATHQGNRTIIKLKDDGRGIALEKIRSRALEMGLDEILLTQASQEELLSLIFEPGFSTSDEVTALSGRGVGMDVVRNNLKQVRGDVTVDTELGQGTTFTLSVPFTLSVARVLLAESARMLLAFPTDVVEEIFLLDEETIVSTPSGDAIHWQGSHLPLIRLAQYLEFNCPRYDNPNLETPAAINAMSVLVFKGNNQTVALVVDRTWGEQEVAIRLVESDIPLPGGFNNCTILGDGRVIPLVNINELLYAISSATASQNGNREQTPRKQLPSARLKTPFLNSADRQPPTKESRQKGTILIVDDSINVRRFLALTLEKAGYVVEQAKDGQDALEKLQVGLKVQAVICDIEMPRVDGYGFLGRVKANNELKEIPVAMLTSRSSEKHRQLAVQLGARAYFSKPYNEQELLRTLEDIIFPVAGVIKK is encoded by the coding sequence ATGTCACATGACAAAGAACATGAAATTCAGATGCAATTTCTGGAGGAAGCAACAGACTATTTGAACACATTGGAAGGGTTTTTACTGGAAATTGGTTCAACTGGCAGAATTGAATTAGATAACATTAATGCCGCTTTGCGTGCTGCACATTCGATTAAGGGTGGTGCGGGAATGATGGGTTTTCGGGCTTTGAGCGATTTGTCACATCGGATAGAAGACTCGTTCAAAGTTTTGAAAACAAAACGTAACTCCTTAGAATTAGAGACAGAGTTGCAAACTTTATTGCTATCTGGTGTTGATTGGTTGCGGCAAATTGTTGAATTACATGCCGAGACCACTGTGATTGATGAGCAATGGTTGATAAAATTTTGTTATCCGGTATTTGATCAGTTACGCGATCGCTTGGGTGATCCCACCCCTGAAGATGCTAGTAGTATTCTCTCTGATGAAGATGGACAAGATATCATCCCCCTGTTATTTGAGACTGAAGTTGCAGGTTGTCTGGAAAGATTAGAAGCATTTCTTAGTGATCACCAACAGGTAAACCTCAAAGAAGAAGTCACCATTATGGCGGCTGAGTTGGGTGGATTGGGGGAAATGTTAGGACTAGAAGCATTTTCTAAGCTGTGTGAGTCGGTGACACATCACCTAGAAATTGCTGATCCCGATCATGTAATCATTATTGCCAGAGGCGCTTTGGAGACATGGCAACGTAGCCAAGCAATGGTGCTAACTAATCAAATTCAAAATTTACCCAGTGAAATTGAATTTAATATCGCATCAGATGCTATCTACAAGCCGATACAACAACCAGAAATTGCTGCTCAAACATGGGTAGATGATGAAGTTCTGACCACCGATTTTGAGGCTTTGGAGGCAGCTTTTGCGGCTGAAATCACCATTCCTGGATTTGATAATCTGACGGCACCTGAATTTGCAGCAGTTGAATTACCAGAAACTAATGCAATCGAAGAACGTGATTACCAAGTAAGCGATCGCAAACCCGATATAGTCAGTCATAGTAAAGAAAAAGAACGAGAAGCCCCAGAAAATACAGTTCGCGTTCCTAGCAAACAACTAGAACAAATTAATGATTTGTTTGGTGAACTGATTGTGCAGCGCAACGGACTAAACCTACAATTGGAACGATTCCGGAAACTGATCCGTAATCTCAACCAGCGTGTACAAGTATTGGAGCGAGAAAACCAACGCTTACGCACAGCCTACGACAGAATTTCTACTCAAGGATCAGCTAGTTTTAGTACATCCCCTACATCTTCAGAAAGTTTTTTCCACAACTTATCAATCGAAGCAAACAAAGAAAATAGAGACTCTCCCGCCCTAAATAATGGCTTTGATTCCCTAGAAATGGATCAGTACAACGAACTGAACCTACTTTCACAGGAAGTTATGGAAACCATCGTTCAGGTTCAAGAAGTTACAACAGATTTACAACTCAGCCTGGATGACACTGATAATATTGCCCGCAAAGTTAACAAAACCTCCAAGCAATTGCAGCGGAAATTGACACAGGTACGGATGCGTCCACTATCAGATGTGGTGGATAGGTTTCCCAGAGCTTTGCGTGATTTATGTATCGAATATGGCAAAAACGTCCAACTCAAAATTTCTGGTGGAAATACCTTAGTTGAGCGGAGTATTTTGGAAGCTTTAAATGATCCCTTGATGCATTTGATGCGGAATGCTTTTGATCATGGAATCGAACCTCCAGCCAATCGCCGCGAACAGGGAAAATCAGAACAAGGAGTAATTGAAATTTCCGCCACCCACCAAGGTAATCGCACCATTATTAAACTTAAGGATGATGGACGTGGTATTGCCCTGGAAAAAATTCGTAGTCGTGCCTTAGAAATGGGACTGGATGAGATATTACTTACCCAAGCCAGTCAGGAAGAGCTATTATCACTGATTTTTGAGCCAGGTTTTAGTACTAGTGATGAAGTTACCGCGCTTTCTGGACGCGGTGTTGGCATGGATGTAGTGCGTAATAACCTCAAACAGGTTAGAGGCGACGTAACAGTTGATACTGAACTAGGACAAGGAACAACTTTTACCCTGTCTGTGCCATTTACATTATCAGTGGCACGGGTATTATTAGCAGAAAGCGCCCGGATGTTGTTAGCATTTCCCACAGATGTGGTGGAAGAAATTTTCTTACTGGATGAGGAAACAATTGTTTCTACCCCCAGTGGGGACGCGATTCATTGGCAAGGCAGTCACTTACCGTTAATTCGTTTAGCTCAATATCTTGAGTTTAATTGTCCGCGTTACGATAATCCCAATTTGGAAACACCCGCAGCGATTAATGCCATGTCGGTATTAGTTTTTAAAGGTAATAATCAAACTGTTGCCTTGGTTGTAGATAGAACTTGGGGTGAACAGGAGGTGGCAATTAGGTTAGTAGAAAGTGATATACCTTTACCTGGAGGCTTCAACAACTGCACAATTCTCGGTGATGGTCGAGTAATTCCTTTGGTAAATATCAATGAATTGCTATATGCTATTAGCTCTGCCACGGCTTCGCAAAACGGTAATCGTGAGCAAACCCCCCGTAAGCAATTACCATCTGCACGTCTGAAGACTCCCTTCCTCAATTCCGCAGATCGTCAACCTCCCACCAAAGAAAGTAGACAAAAAGGTACAATTCTCATTGTTGATGATTCTATTAATGTTCGTCGCTTCCTTGCCTTAACTTTGGAAAAAGCGGGATATGTTGTGGAACAAGCAAAAGATGGGCAGGATGCTTTAGAGAAACTCCAAGTTGGTTTGAAGGTACAAGCAGTTATTTGTGATATTGAAATGCCGCGTGTTGATGGTTACGGTTTCTTAGGTCGTGTCAAAGCTAACAATGAACTTAAAGAAATTCCAGTAGCAATGCTGACATCTCGCAGCAGTGAAAAACACCGTCAATTAGCAGTTCAATTGGGAGCTAGGGCATATTTTTCTAAACCCTACAACGAACAAGAATTATTACGAACCCTTGAAGATATTATTTTTCCTGTAGCTGGAGTAATTAAAAAATAA